A stretch of the Tannerella serpentiformis genome encodes the following:
- a CDS encoding nucleotide exchange factor GrpE, with protein sequence MDRNEPMTANNQENEEGTEATKVQSETENTSAENVIADDLTDTAATPDGGEATTDWEAKYNELNDSYLRLRAEFDNYRKRTLREKSDLIKSGGEGALIGLLPVIDDFERALDTMKKATDPKAVAEGVELIYSKFMDYLGRQGVKPIEAVGQPFGTEMFEAVAMIPAPDEAQRGRVIDCVQTGYVLNDKVIRHAKVVVGE encoded by the coding sequence ATGGATAGAAACGAGCCAATGACGGCCAATAATCAAGAGAACGAAGAAGGCACAGAGGCGACAAAAGTGCAGAGTGAAACAGAAAACACGTCAGCCGAAAACGTTATAGCTGACGATTTGACAGACACTGCAGCAACGCCAGATGGAGGTGAAGCCACGACCGACTGGGAAGCCAAATACAACGAGCTGAACGACTCTTACCTCAGACTGCGCGCCGAGTTTGACAACTATCGCAAGCGTACCCTACGCGAAAAGTCTGATCTGATCAAGAGCGGCGGTGAGGGTGCACTGATCGGCTTACTACCCGTGATCGACGATTTCGAACGGGCACTCGATACGATGAAAAAGGCGACCGACCCGAAGGCTGTGGCTGAGGGCGTGGAGCTGATCTATAGCAAATTCATGGACTACCTCGGTCGGCAGGGCGTGAAGCCCATCGAGGCCGTCGGGCAACCCTTCGGCACGGAGATGTTTGAGGCCGTCGCCATGATCCCCGCCCCAGACGAGGCGCAGAGGGGGCGCGTGATCGATTGTGTGCAGACGGGATACGTGTTGAACGATAAGGTGATCCGCCACGCTAAGGTGGTCGTCGGTGAATGA
- a CDS encoding YtxH domain-containing protein, which produces MKNNVDSKFLLGLLIGGAVGAAIGYLAATDKREQLIDELNDVVGKVKSTVNMAISKYKEGRVAPIIDEVESAAEDAELV; this is translated from the coding sequence ATGAAGAATAATGTAGACTCCAAGTTCTTACTGGGACTTCTAATCGGCGGGGCAGTTGGAGCCGCCATTGGCTATTTAGCCGCAACAGATAAGCGCGAACAGCTCATCGACGAACTTAACGACGTAGTCGGAAAGGTGAAGAGCACCGTAAACATGGCCATCTCGAAATACAAGGAAGGCCGCGTAGCTCCGATTATCGACGAGGTGGAAAGCGCCGCTGAAGATGCCGAACTCGTGTAA
- the dnaJ gene encoding molecular chaperone DnaJ, translating to MEKRDYYEVLGVAKNASADEIKKAYRQKAIQYHPDRNPGDKEAEEKFKEAAEAYDVLSNDEKRARYDRFGHAGMSGAADGGAGGFGGGMSMEDIFSQFGDLFGGHFSGFGGFSGFGNAGGGRRVVQRGSDLRVKVKLTLKEIATGVEKKIKVKKYVPCTHCHGSGAEDEKAVEKCPTCHGSGYVTRVANSIFGQMQTQSTCPTCGGSGETITRKCAECNGEGVVRAEEVITLHIPAGVSEGMQLSMEGKGNAARRGGINGDLLILVEEERHPELLRDENDLIYNLLLSFPQAALGASVEIPTVDGRVKVKIEPGTQSGKVLRLRNKGLPSVNSYGTGDLLINIKVYVPEKLTAEERKKIESLVASANFTPDASARERAFRSLRDFED from the coding sequence GTGGAAAAAAGAGACTATTACGAAGTGCTGGGCGTGGCGAAAAACGCTTCAGCAGACGAGATAAAGAAGGCTTACAGGCAAAAGGCCATCCAGTATCACCCGGATCGTAACCCGGGCGATAAGGAGGCGGAGGAGAAGTTCAAAGAAGCCGCTGAGGCTTACGACGTGCTGAGCAACGACGAGAAACGCGCCCGTTATGACCGTTTCGGACATGCCGGAATGAGCGGTGCAGCCGACGGCGGTGCGGGTGGATTCGGCGGCGGTATGTCGATGGAAGACATCTTCTCGCAGTTCGGCGACCTCTTCGGCGGACATTTCTCTGGGTTCGGAGGCTTTAGCGGCTTCGGCAACGCCGGCGGTGGCCGACGTGTCGTGCAGCGTGGCTCCGACCTGCGTGTGAAGGTGAAACTCACGCTCAAGGAGATCGCTACGGGCGTGGAGAAGAAGATCAAGGTCAAGAAATACGTGCCCTGCACACACTGTCACGGCAGTGGGGCAGAGGACGAGAAGGCCGTCGAGAAGTGCCCCACCTGCCATGGCAGCGGTTACGTGACGCGCGTGGCCAACTCCATCTTTGGCCAAATGCAGACGCAGTCCACCTGCCCCACGTGCGGCGGATCGGGCGAGACGATCACACGCAAATGCGCCGAGTGTAATGGCGAGGGCGTCGTGCGTGCTGAAGAGGTGATCACACTCCATATCCCCGCAGGTGTGAGCGAAGGCATGCAGCTGTCGATGGAGGGGAAGGGTAACGCGGCGCGTCGTGGCGGTATCAATGGCGACCTGCTGATCCTCGTCGAGGAGGAACGTCACCCGGAACTGCTCCGTGACGAGAACGATCTTATTTATAACCTCCTGCTCTCTTTCCCGCAAGCCGCTCTGGGTGCGTCGGTCGAGATCCCGACGGTCGACGGTCGCGTGAAGGTGAAGATTGAGCCGGGCACACAGTCGGGTAAGGTGCTTCGCCTGCGCAACAAAGGTCTGCCTTCGGTCAACAGTTACGGTACGGGCGACTTGCTGATCAATATCAAGGTTTACGTCCCCGAGAAGCTGACCGCCGAGGAACGCAAGAAGATCGAGAGTCTCGTGGCCTCAGCCAACTTTACGCCCGATGCTTCGGCCCGTGAACGTGCCTTCCGCTCGTTGAGAGACTTTGAGGATTGA
- the prmA gene encoding 50S ribosomal protein L11 methyltransferase, with product MEYYEFRFTYDHPATMDADTINDVLAAELGAIGFDSFAPDTDGLNAYVPVADYHPESLAQLLADFPLSDIVIRYTHTSVPDRDWNEEWEKNYFQPVRIGHECLIRASFHQPEEGFAHTIVIDPRMAFGTGNHATTEQMVRAILPLDLHGREVLDMGCGTAVLAILAAQKGAHRVVAIDNDEWAYRNAIENCRLNNTPDIHVLHCGAEQIAACGTFDYIFANINRNILLRDISHYVSALRSGGRLYLSGFYESDVSTIAQECRSQRMTSSLYSSRNEWAVVVAAREW from the coding sequence ATGGAATACTACGAGTTTCGATTCACCTACGACCATCCCGCAACGATGGATGCGGACACGATCAACGACGTCTTGGCCGCTGAGCTGGGCGCGATCGGTTTCGATAGCTTCGCTCCCGACACCGACGGACTGAACGCCTACGTCCCTGTGGCGGATTATCATCCCGAGTCGCTCGCACAGCTGCTCGCCGACTTTCCCCTGTCGGATATCGTAATCCGCTACACGCACACGTCCGTTCCCGATCGTGACTGGAACGAGGAGTGGGAGAAGAACTATTTCCAGCCCGTGCGCATCGGTCACGAATGCCTCATCCGTGCCTCCTTCCATCAGCCGGAAGAGGGTTTTGCGCACACGATCGTCATCGATCCGCGTATGGCCTTTGGTACGGGTAATCACGCTACGACAGAGCAGATGGTCCGAGCCATATTGCCGCTCGACCTGCACGGTCGGGAGGTACTCGACATGGGCTGCGGTACCGCCGTGCTGGCCATCTTGGCCGCACAGAAGGGCGCGCACCGTGTCGTAGCCATCGACAATGACGAGTGGGCCTATCGCAACGCCATCGAGAACTGTCGGCTGAACAATACGCCCGACATTCATGTTCTCCACTGCGGTGCCGAGCAGATAGCAGCCTGCGGTACGTTTGATTACATCTTCGCCAATATCAATCGGAATATCCTTCTGCGCGATATTTCGCATTACGTGTCTGCGCTTCGCTCGGGCGGACGTCTCTATTTGAGTGGATTCTATGAGTCGGATGTGTCTACCATAGCGCAGGAATGCCGCTCGCAACGGATGACATCAAGCCTCTATTCATCCCGTAACGAATGGGCTGTAGTGGTGGCTGCGAGGGAATGGTAA